The Metamycoplasma gateae genome window below encodes:
- the rplE gene encoding 50S ribosomal protein L5 has translation MAKLELEKKYLESVRSELVKEFGYSSVMQAPRLEKIVINMTAGNEVSNSKAIEEVMVELSQITGQKPYQTVAKKSLASWKLREGMPMGGKVTLRREKMWSFLTKLINVALPRVRDFNGTSLKSFDGRGNYAIGIKEEIIFPEISFDKIRKLKGMDIILVTSAKSDKEAFSLLKKLGIPFAKGNN, from the coding sequence ATGGCTAAATTAGAATTAGAAAAAAAATATTTAGAATCTGTTCGTTCAGAATTAGTTAAAGAATTTGGTTATTCATCAGTAATGCAAGCTCCTCGTTTAGAAAAAATTGTTATCAACATGACAGCCGGAAATGAAGTATCAAATTCAAAAGCTATTGAAGAAGTTATGGTTGAACTTTCTCAAATTACAGGTCAAAAACCATATCAAACAGTAGCTAAAAAATCATTGGCATCTTGAAAATTAAGAGAAGGCATGCCAATGGGTGGAAAAGTTACATTAAGACGTGAAAAAATGTGATCATTTTTAACAAAATTAATTAACGTTGCATTACCTCGTGTACGTGATTTTAACGGTACAAGTTTAAAAAGTTTTGATGGCCGCGGAAACTATGCAATAGGTATCAAAGAAGAAATTATTTTCCCTGAAATTTCATTCGATAAAATTCGTAAATTAAAAGGTATGGATATTATTTTAGTAACAAGTGCTAAATCAGATAAAGAAGCATTTTCATTACTAAAAAAACTTGGAATCCCATTTGCAAAAGGTAACAATTAA
- a CDS encoding type Z 30S ribosomal protein S14: protein MARKALMIKAEREPKFSVRKYTRCQICGRVHAVLRKYKICRICFRELAHEGKIPGVKKASW, encoded by the coding sequence ATGGCAAGAAAAGCATTAATGATTAAAGCGGAACGTGAACCAAAATTCTCAGTAAGAAAATACACACGTTGCCAAATTTGCGGAAGAGTACACGCAGTATTGCGTAAATATAAAATTTGTAGAATTTGTTTTAGAGAATTAGCACACGAAGGAAAAATTCCTGGTGTAAAGAAAGCGAGCTGATAA
- the rpsH gene encoding 30S ribosomal protein S8, with amino-acid sequence MAIITDPIADMFVRIKNSISRKYHEVVVPHSNKKEKILEIFSKEGYITSYEVLTNEFGFKEIKISLKYKGMNQNLSAITDIKKISKPGLKVYSSADKLPRVLSGYGTAIISTSKGLLTDKEARKANLGGEVIAFIW; translated from the coding sequence ATGGCTATTATTACAGATCCAATAGCAGATATGTTTGTAAGAATTAAAAACTCTATTTCAAGAAAATATCACGAAGTAGTTGTTCCTCATTCAAACAAGAAAGAAAAAATATTAGAAATTTTTTCAAAAGAAGGTTACATAACTTCATACGAAGTTTTAACAAATGAATTTGGTTTTAAGGAAATTAAGATTTCATTAAAATACAAAGGAATGAATCAAAATCTATCTGCAATTACTGATATTAAAAAGATTTCAAAACCAGGTTTAAAAGTATATTCATCAGCAGATAAATTACCACGTGTTTTAAGTGGATATGGTACAGCTATTATTTCAACTTCTAAAGGTTTATTAACTGATAAAGAAGCAAGAAAAGCCAACTTAGGTGGCGAAGTTATTGCATTTATTTGATAA
- the rplF gene encoding 50S ribosomal protein L6: MSRIGKRILSIPSGVEVNLEKNHITIKGSLGQLEYTFSPLISVVIENNEIKTLRANEEKTTKQLHGTTNANINNMLIGVSQGYKKEIEIKGVGYKATLKGNEIEVIAGYSHNVVKQIPSNLKVEVPKPTNIIISGIDKQSVGEFAANIRDIRRPSPYSGKGIMYKDEVIRRKEGKTAAK, from the coding sequence ATGTCAAGAATTGGAAAAAGAATTTTATCAATCCCTTCTGGAGTTGAAGTTAATTTAGAAAAGAACCATATTACAATCAAAGGTAGTTTAGGGCAACTAGAATATACATTTTCACCATTAATTTCAGTAGTTATTGAAAATAATGAAATTAAAACCTTAAGAGCTAATGAAGAAAAAACTACAAAACAATTACATGGTACAACAAACGCAAATATTAATAATATGTTAATCGGGGTTTCACAAGGTTACAAAAAAGAAATCGAAATCAAAGGTGTTGGTTATAAAGCAACACTTAAGGGAAATGAAATTGAAGTTATTGCAGGTTACTCACATAATGTAGTTAAACAAATACCATCAAACTTAAAAGTTGAAGTACCAAAACCAACAAACATTATTATTTCAGGTATCGATAAACAATCAGTCGGTGAATTTGCTGCAAATATCAGAGATATTAGACGTCCAAGCCCATACTCAGGTAAAGGAATTATGTACAAAGATGAAGTTATTAGACGTAAAGAAGGAAAAACTGCTGCTAAGTAG
- the rplR gene encoding 50S ribosomal protein L18 — MLSRNEKRKAKHLKITNKLAKGTQERPRVVVFKSLHHFYAQAVNDLSHTTLASFSTKQLSTKGNNIEAVKEVAKGFAAKLKDAKVSTIVFDRSGYIYHGKLAAFADTLREEGIKF, encoded by the coding sequence ATGTTATCAAGAAATGAAAAACGTAAAGCTAAACATTTAAAAATTACAAATAAATTAGCAAAAGGAACACAAGAAAGACCACGTGTAGTTGTATTTAAATCATTACATCATTTTTATGCACAAGCAGTTAATGATTTATCACATACAACATTAGCTTCATTTTCAACAAAACAATTAAGTACAAAAGGAAATAATATCGAGGCAGTTAAAGAAGTAGCAAAAGGTTTTGCTGCAAAATTAAAAGATGCAAAAGTTTCTACAATAGTATTTGACCGTTCAGGTTATATTTATCATGGTAAATTAGCAGCATTTGCTGACACACTGAGAGAAGAAGGGATTAAATTCTAA
- the rpsE gene encoding 30S ribosomal protein S5 yields MAEEVRKENAELATGTKVVSAVKKQEVKENLKPNTEKRTFAPRKQFNQAPAVKLFEEKVIDIARVTTVVKGGRRFSFSAYVVVGDKKGKVGFGHGKANEVQDAIKKAVKDAQKNVFNVPVVKGTIPHEIKEKFLASRVQLRPAPKGTGIVASNTVRAVVELAGYTDISTKTYGSRTKQNIVHATVNALKKLKTVEEIAKLRDIDVKHLLAK; encoded by the coding sequence ATGGCTGAAGAAGTAAGAAAAGAAAATGCTGAATTAGCAACAGGAACAAAAGTTGTTTCAGCAGTTAAAAAGCAAGAAGTTAAAGAAAATTTAAAACCAAATACTGAAAAAAGAACATTTGCACCTAGAAAACAATTTAACCAAGCACCAGCTGTAAAATTATTTGAAGAAAAAGTTATTGATATCGCCAGAGTAACAACCGTTGTTAAAGGTGGAAGAAGATTTTCATTCTCAGCATACGTTGTTGTTGGAGATAAAAAAGGAAAAGTTGGATTTGGACACGGAAAAGCTAACGAAGTACAAGATGCAATTAAAAAAGCAGTTAAAGATGCACAAAAGAACGTTTTCAATGTTCCTGTAGTTAAAGGAACAATTCCACACGAAATTAAAGAAAAATTCCTAGCTTCAAGAGTACAATTACGTCCAGCCCCAAAAGGAACGGGTATTGTTGCTTCTAACACAGTTCGTGCTGTTGTTGAACTAGCAGGTTATACAGACATTTCAACTAAGACATACGGTTCAAGAACAAAACAAAATATCGTTCATGCAACTGTTAATGCTCTTAAAAAATTAAAAACAGTTGAAGAAATCGCTAAATTGCGTGACATTGATGTTAAACATTTATTAGCAAAATAA
- the rplO gene encoding 50S ribosomal protein L15: protein MKLHTLKATPGSRKVKHRVGRGHAAGKGKQAGRGQSGQTKRSTVRLGFEGGQLPLFRRIPKRGFNNVNHVEYQVVNLSSLEERFANNEIVSYETLAAKNLIKGKLPVKILGRGVLTKKLIVTIPTLSQSAKDAIEKVGGKIEVQ, encoded by the coding sequence ATGAAATTACATACATTAAAAGCAACACCTGGTTCAAGAAAAGTTAAACATCGTGTAGGTCGTGGACATGCTGCTGGTAAGGGAAAACAAGCTGGTAGAGGACAAAGTGGACAAACAAAAAGAAGTACAGTTAGACTAGGTTTTGAAGGTGGTCAATTACCACTATTTAGAAGAATTCCAAAACGTGGATTTAATAATGTTAACCACGTGGAATATCAAGTAGTAAATTTATCTTCATTAGAAGAAAGATTTGCAAACAACGAAATTGTTTCATATGAAACATTAGCAGCTAAAAACCTTATTAAGGGAAAATTACCTGTTAAAATTTTAGGAAGAGGAGTTTTAACAAAAAAATTAATAGTTACAATTCCAACTCTTTCACAATCAGCTAAAGATGCTATTGAAAAAGTCGGAGGAAAAATCGAGGTTCAATAA
- the secY gene encoding preprotein translocase subunit SecY, with amino-acid sequence MAKKSKVEKEIYNKRVERKLAIDKFFAQKRNSWSEWWKNHGLFKKILFTLFIIALFLAAGTITLPGVELAHQDKLNQGDFFGILNLVGGGGLRRFSIVALGIGPFISSSLVMMILQTKAFPAIYRLSQSGPVGRIKINFITYTATLFFAIFQAILITRALLNPTDNFGIRFSENITNSLGEKGTFAYQWIILPLLLVAGSFFSLFLSEQITNKGVGNGTSLIIFVGIASSLVPTFRHAFEYYMPSVKNNNSVILKETLNFIVYLLAYLLVIFVVVIFTLAERKVPIQQVGAGLSKSEKELSYLPIKANPAGIMSVIFSMMVLSVPTMIAGLFNPDTSRYYQWVYSNLQLTQPLGFFLFVIITFGLTILMGIQQSKIDKISEDFAKSSTFIPGIRPGEQTENYLLNTVLRLSFFSAGYLIILGALQFIQQMFGMPAPIAFGGTSIMILVSTATETVQQIHARYKSQELARKRRMIKELKEVYGEEEDLIW; translated from the coding sequence ATGGCTAAAAAATCAAAAGTAGAAAAGGAAATTTATAATAAAAGAGTTGAGAGAAAACTTGCAATTGATAAGTTTTTTGCTCAAAAAAGAAACTCTTGATCTGAGTGATGAAAAAACCATGGTCTTTTCAAAAAGATCTTATTCACTTTATTTATTATCGCCCTTTTCTTAGCTGCTGGTACGATTACGCTACCAGGTGTTGAATTAGCACATCAAGATAAATTGAACCAAGGTGATTTCTTTGGTATCTTAAACTTAGTGGGTGGTGGAGGATTAAGAAGATTCTCCATTGTTGCATTAGGAATTGGTCCTTTTATATCTTCATCTCTGGTTATGATGATTTTACAAACAAAGGCTTTTCCGGCTATTTATAGATTAAGTCAATCAGGACCCGTAGGAAGAATAAAAATTAATTTTATAACTTACACAGCAACGCTATTTTTTGCAATATTTCAGGCAATATTAATAACTAGAGCATTGCTAAATCCTACTGATAATTTTGGAATTAGATTTTCAGAAAATATAACTAATTCATTGGGTGAAAAAGGAACATTTGCCTACCAATGAATTATTCTTCCTTTGTTATTAGTAGCAGGATCTTTTTTCTCTTTATTTCTATCAGAACAAATAACTAATAAAGGTGTAGGAAACGGAACAAGTTTAATTATTTTTGTAGGTATTGCAAGTTCATTAGTTCCAACTTTCAGGCACGCTTTTGAATACTATATGCCTTCTGTTAAAAATAATAATTCTGTTATTTTGAAAGAAACATTAAACTTTATAGTTTATTTATTAGCATATTTATTAGTAATATTTGTAGTGGTGATATTCACTCTTGCTGAAAGAAAGGTTCCTATCCAACAAGTTGGTGCCGGATTGTCAAAAAGTGAAAAAGAATTAAGTTATTTACCAATTAAAGCAAACCCCGCTGGTATAATGTCTGTAATTTTTTCAATGATGGTGCTTTCGGTACCAACTATGATTGCTGGTTTATTTAATCCAGATACTAGCAGATATTACCAATGAGTTTATTCAAATCTTCAACTTACTCAACCATTAGGATTTTTCTTATTTGTTATCATTACATTTGGGTTAACTATATTAATGGGTATTCAACAATCTAAAATTGATAAGATAAGTGAAGATTTTGCAAAAAGTAGTACTTTTATACCAGGAATTAGACCTGGCGAACAAACTGAAAATTATTTATTAAATACCGTACTAAGATTATCGTTTTTCTCAGCTGGTTATTTAATAATATTAGGGGCATTACAATTTATTCAACAAATGTTTGGAATGCCAGCTCCCATCGCTTTTGGTGGGACATCTATAATGATTCTTGTTTCAACAGCCACAGAAACAGTGCAACAAATTCATGCAAGATATAAATCTCAAGAACTTGCAAGAAAAAGAAGAATGATTAAAGAATTAAAAGAAGTTTATGGTGAAGAAGAGGATTTAATATGATAA
- a CDS encoding adenylate kinase gives MIKSCCCDANKIQTSKPNLIFIGAPGAGKGSVANLIVQHFNYFQLSTGDMFRQEIKNKTELGLKIKSILDSGKYVDNEITNHLVEEKLKNLVGQKIPFILDGFPRTIDQAEFLEKLEKKGVYIDKVILLQITNEQIIERLSKRRICPSCKTIYHLESFPPVDEKFCKHCNTEVVKRADDEKDVVLKRLSIYNEQTKCLIDFYKQRDKVIEINSYQELKKVYEDVIKALKW, from the coding sequence ATGATAAAAAGTTGTTGTTGTGATGCTAATAAAATCCAAACTAGCAAACCAAACCTAATTTTCATTGGGGCTCCTGGAGCTGGTAAGGGTTCGGTTGCAAATTTAATAGTTCAACACTTTAATTATTTCCAGCTTTCAACAGGTGACATGTTTCGACAAGAAATAAAAAATAAGACGGAATTAGGATTAAAAATTAAAAGCATATTAGATTCAGGCAAATATGTAGATAATGAAATCACTAATCATCTAGTTGAAGAAAAATTAAAAAATTTAGTAGGTCAAAAAATACCTTTTATCTTAGATGGATTTCCAAGAACAATAGATCAAGCTGAGTTCTTAGAAAAATTAGAGAAAAAAGGTGTATATATCGATAAGGTTATCTTGTTACAAATTACAAATGAGCAAATTATTGAAAGATTATCAAAAAGAAGAATTTGCCCAAGTTGTAAAACAATATATCATTTAGAATCATTTCCACCAGTAGATGAAAAATTCTGTAAGCATTGTAATACTGAAGTTGTAAAAAGGGCTGATGATGAAAAAGATGTAGTATTAAAACGTCTTTCTATTTACAATGAACAAACTAAATGTTTAATTGATTTTTATAAACAAAGAGATAAAGTGATTGAAATAAATAGCTATCAAGAGCTTAAAAAAGTTTATGAAGACGTTATAAAGGCTTTAAAATGATAA
- the map gene encoding type I methionyl aminopeptidase — MIKIKNQIEIQKIKKACSILAEVKKILWDFISPGVSLKEIDSVAFKEIKKRGGKPAFLGQYGFPGTCCISVNEELIHGIPSDYVVKEGDIIKIDTGVIWEGYYSDSAFTKGVGNITESDEKLIKVAKDAFYAGFNAIKVGKRIGDISAAIGNFIRQNGYFTPDEFCGHGIGKQLHEDPYISNDGIPNTGPIIKNGMVICIEPMILQKSKKIMIKKDNWTVIDPLGFNTAHYEQTILIDNGEAYILSGDNI, encoded by the coding sequence ATGATAAAAATTAAGAATCAAATCGAAATTCAAAAAATCAAAAAAGCCTGCTCAATCCTGGCAGAAGTTAAAAAAATATTATGAGACTTTATAAGTCCAGGTGTTTCTTTAAAAGAAATTGATAGCGTCGCTTTTAAAGAAATTAAAAAAAGAGGCGGAAAGCCAGCTTTCTTAGGTCAGTATGGTTTTCCTGGAACTTGTTGTATATCAGTTAATGAAGAATTAATTCACGGTATCCCTTCTGATTATGTTGTAAAAGAAGGAGATATTATTAAAATTGATACCGGAGTTATTTGAGAAGGTTATTATTCTGATTCAGCCTTTACAAAAGGAGTTGGAAATATAACCGAATCTGACGAAAAATTAATTAAGGTAGCAAAAGACGCTTTTTATGCAGGTTTTAATGCAATAAAAGTCGGAAAAAGAATAGGTGATATTTCGGCTGCAATCGGTAATTTCATTAGACAAAATGGATATTTTACCCCAGATGAGTTTTGTGGTCATGGAATTGGTAAACAATTACACGAAGACCCATATATTTCAAATGATGGAATTCCTAATACAGGTCCTATTATTAAAAATGGGATGGTAATCTGCATAGAACCAATGATTTTACAAAAATCAAAAAAAATAATGATTAAAAAAGATAATTGAACAGTTATTGATCCGTTGGGTTTTAATACTGCTCACTATGAGCAAACCATTTTAATAGATAATGGTGAAGCTTATATATTATCAGGAGATAACATTTAA
- the infA gene encoding translation initiation factor IF-1: MGKNKKEKKEEVIKMTGKVTKMHSTKNYDVLLENDQEIKAYISGKMSLHNIKLIPGDLVDVEISPFNLTLGRIVFRHK; the protein is encoded by the coding sequence ATGGGAAAAAACAAAAAAGAAAAAAAAGAAGAAGTTATTAAAATGACTGGTAAAGTCACTAAAATGCATTCAACAAAAAACTATGATGTTTTATTAGAAAATGATCAAGAAATAAAAGCATATATTTCAGGAAAAATGTCATTACATAATATCAAATTAATCCCTGGAGATTTAGTTGATGTTGAAATCAGTCCTTTTAATTTAACATTAGGTAGAATAGTTTTTCGCCATAAATAA
- the rpmJ gene encoding 50S ribosomal protein L36, with translation MKVRASIKRICKDCKIIKRHGVNRVICINPKHKQRQG, from the coding sequence ATGAAAGTTAGAGCATCGATAAAACGTATTTGCAAAGACTGTAAAATAATTAAAAGACACGGTGTTAATAGAGTAATTTGCATTAACCCAAAACATAAACAAAGACAAGGATAA
- the rpsM gene encoding 30S ribosomal protein S13: protein MARVLNIEIPNNKKARISLTYIFGIGPTIAKQILADANVDGEKRVKELTEEELTRIRDEAKKYTTEGDLKREINLNIKRLMEIKSYRGIRHRKGLPVRGQSTKKNARTRKGPRKTIAGKKGK, encoded by the coding sequence ATGGCTAGAGTTTTAAATATAGAAATTCCAAATAATAAAAAAGCTCGTATTTCTCTAACATATATTTTTGGTATTGGTCCAACAATTGCTAAGCAAATTTTAGCTGATGCAAATGTTGATGGAGAAAAAAGAGTAAAAGAATTAACAGAAGAAGAATTAACACGTATCAGAGATGAAGCTAAAAAATATACTACAGAAGGTGATTTAAAAAGAGAAATTAATTTAAACATTAAAAGATTAATGGAAATTAAATCATATCGTGGTATTAGACATAGAAAAGGATTACCTGTAAGAGGTCAATCAACAAAGAAAAATGCAAGAACAAGAAAAGGTCCAAGAAAAACAATCGCAGGAAAGAAAGGTAAATAA
- the rpsK gene encoding 30S ribosomal protein S11 has translation MAKKNKKVVTQGIAHIHSTYQNTIVSFSDLKGNVFAWSSSGAIGYKGTKKKTPYAAGLAAAAAVEKAKEFGLKEVSILVKGVGPGKSTARKQIETSGFTIKDVKDVTPTPHNGTRPPKKILKREK, from the coding sequence ATGGCTAAGAAGAATAAAAAAGTTGTTACACAAGGTATTGCTCATATACATTCAACATACCAAAACACAATCGTTTCTTTTTCTGATTTAAAAGGTAATGTTTTTGCATGATCTTCATCTGGAGCAATTGGTTATAAAGGAACCAAGAAAAAAACTCCATATGCTGCTGGTTTAGCAGCAGCTGCAGCTGTTGAAAAAGCAAAAGAATTTGGTCTAAAAGAAGTTTCAATTTTAGTTAAAGGTGTTGGTCCAGGAAAATCAACAGCCCGTAAACAAATTGAAACAAGTGGTTTTACAATAAAAGATGTTAAGGATGTAACTCCTACACCTCACAATGGTACTCGTCCTCCAAAGAAGATTCTTAAAAGAGAAAAATAG
- a CDS encoding DNA-directed RNA polymerase subunit alpha yields the protein MEKIQKITYKELVAEKINDFNTTFVIEPLARGYANTMGTVLRRTLLSSITSVAPFAIKINNVEHEFQTISGLKEDAITLVRNIRNIRFVYNPELFENENLAKISFKSNKEGEIFAYDIPSVPGLDIVNKDQYIANIAKGGSLEFDLFLRKGRGFIDFEENKSVISHYGSRLESSIKNGQFLAIDSDFSPVKKCAISFEELNSSSKLIEERLKINIETDGTLQAKDAIEQAAKIIVAHFQIIGNIDALETVKLFEDNKEKKEKDIKSSIPIEKLNLTIRSLNALRRAKYNTVEEIIKLSDEDLSNIKNLGKKSIEDIIQKRNEWLERTGQTVEQNDDFIIESLDQINNLEEGDE from the coding sequence ATGGAAAAAATTCAAAAAATTACTTATAAAGAATTAGTCGCTGAAAAAATTAATGATTTTAATACAACATTTGTAATCGAGCCTTTAGCAAGAGGTTATGCAAATACAATGGGAACAGTATTAAGAAGAACATTGCTATCTTCAATTACATCTGTTGCCCCGTTTGCTATCAAGATTAATAATGTAGAACATGAATTTCAAACAATTAGTGGTTTAAAAGAAGATGCGATAACACTTGTTAGAAATATAAGAAATATTCGTTTCGTTTATAACCCAGAATTATTTGAAAATGAAAATTTAGCAAAAATTTCATTTAAGTCTAATAAAGAAGGCGAAATTTTTGCTTATGATATTCCTAGTGTTCCAGGATTAGATATTGTTAATAAAGATCAATACATTGCAAATATCGCAAAAGGCGGATCACTTGAGTTTGATTTATTTTTAAGAAAAGGCCGTGGTTTTATTGATTTCGAAGAAAACAAGAGCGTAATTAGTCATTACGGATCAAGATTAGAATCATCAATAAAAAATGGACAGTTCTTAGCTATTGATAGTGATTTTAGCCCTGTTAAAAAGTGTGCTATATCATTTGAAGAGTTAAATTCATCTTCAAAATTAATTGAAGAAAGATTAAAAATAAATATTGAAACAGACGGAACCTTACAAGCAAAAGATGCAATCGAACAAGCTGCTAAAATAATTGTTGCACATTTCCAAATTATTGGAAATATAGATGCGCTTGAAACGGTTAAATTGTTTGAAGATAATAAAGAGAAAAAAGAAAAAGACATTAAGTCTTCAATTCCTATTGAAAAATTAAACTTAACTATAAGATCATTAAACGCTTTAAGAAGAGCTAAATACAATACTGTTGAAGAAATTATTAAATTAAGCGATGAAGATTTATCAAATATTAAAAATTTAGGTAAAAAATCTATTGAAGATATTATTCAAAAGAGAAATGAATGACTTGAAAGAACTGGTCAAACAGTTGAACAAAACGACGATTTCATAATTGAATCATTAGATCAAATTAATAATCTAGAAGAAGGTGATGAATAA
- the rplQ gene encoding 50S ribosomal protein L17, which yields MANPKQVFRRNTEWWNHVERSLVTDLLVNGQVKTTLERAKRIRSNAEKMITLGKKNTLSTRRQAAKFLRLIPSKVENKDSLQYLFDVLAPKYKERNGGYTRIVKINNRAGDNAKMAIIKLV from the coding sequence ATGGCTAACCCAAAACAAGTATTCCGTAGAAATACAGAATGATGAAACCATGTAGAGAGATCTTTAGTAACAGACCTATTAGTTAATGGACAAGTAAAAACCACATTAGAAAGAGCAAAAAGAATTAGATCAAATGCCGAAAAAATGATTACATTAGGCAAAAAAAATACACTTTCAACACGTAGACAAGCAGCTAAGTTTTTAAGACTTATTCCATCAAAAGTTGAAAATAAAGATTCATTACAATATTTATTTGATGTTTTAGCACCTAAATATAAAGAAAGAAATGGTGGATACACAAGAATTGTTAAAATTAATAATCGTGCTGGTGACAATGCAAAAATGGCAATTATTAAATTAGTTTAA
- the rpmF gene encoding 50S ribosomal protein L32, translated as MAIVPKRKTSKQRKHLRRSHHALVSATLVECKHCKQSIIPHQACKYCGFYKEEKVIKNAINDKIK; from the coding sequence ATGGCTATAGTTCCAAAAAGAAAAACTTCTAAACAAAGAAAACATTTAAGAAGAAGTCATCACGCATTAGTTTCAGCTACATTAGTAGAATGTAAACACTGTAAACAATCAATTATCCCTCACCAAGCATGTAAATATTGTGGATTTTATAAAGAAGAAAAAGTTATTAAAAACGCTATTAATGACAAAATTAAATAA
- a CDS encoding IS30 family transposase, with protein MNYTIKKYNHLTDNERIIIENYLKLNYSLRRISRLIERSVSTLSREIKRNTNSFGTYEFKHASLKTRERSRHKYYFKFVDNQKFKNFSNAFLQKYEKSFFGIKSTYNFIKTSTKHCCPSLRTVFNWINTNNWVIKKYDKLRQYYKKGGKRTASVIKRLVKSADYVFPIWTRPKSIDLRLEFGHWEADLVLGKRANGYNNVLTLTERKTRIGFAKIIQSKSPNIINSELKKIIRDNELEVKTITVDNGIEFEKIGILARWLNIKIYRAEPYASFQRGSNEHWNGILRREFKKGFNFNTITQEKLDSVVNQINNMTREILNWKTPLQTYLEYIK; from the coding sequence ATGAATTATACAATAAAAAAATATAACCATTTAACAGATAATGAAAGAATAATTATTGAAAATTATTTAAAGTTAAATTATTCTCTTCGTAGGATTTCGAGATTAATCGAGCGAAGTGTTTCGACCCTAAGTAGAGAAATAAAGAGGAATACAAATAGTTTTGGAACTTATGAATTTAAACACGCTAGTTTAAAAACAAGAGAAAGATCAAGACATAAGTATTATTTTAAATTCGTGGATAACCAAAAATTCAAAAATTTTTCTAACGCTTTTTTACAAAAATATGAAAAAAGTTTTTTTGGCATAAAGTCAACATATAATTTTATAAAAACTAGCACAAAACACTGTTGTCCTTCTTTAAGAACGGTTTTTAATTGAATAAACACTAATAATTGAGTTATAAAAAAGTACGATAAATTAAGACAATATTATAAAAAAGGTGGTAAAAGAACAGCATCCGTAATAAAACGGCTTGTAAAATCTGCTGATTATGTTTTTCCAATATGAACTAGACCTAAATCTATAGATTTAAGACTTGAATTTGGACACTGAGAAGCAGATCTAGTTTTAGGAAAGAGAGCCAATGGATATAATAATGTTTTAACTTTAACTGAAAGAAAAACAAGAATAGGGTTTGCAAAAATAATACAAAGCAAATCACCAAATATAATTAATTCAGAGTTAAAAAAGATTATAAGAGATAATGAATTAGAAGTAAAAACAATAACAGTAGACAATGGTATTGAATTTGAAAAAATAGGTATTTTAGCCAGATGATTAAATATAAAGATTTATAGAGCTGAACCTTATGCATCTTTTCAAAGAGGCTCAAATGAACATTGAAATGGAATTTTGAGAAGAGAATTCAAAAAAGGTTTTAACTTTAATACTATAACTCAAGAAAAACTTGACTCAGTTGTTAACCAAATAAATAATATGACGCGGGAAATATTAAATTGGAAGACACCATTACAAACCTATTTAGAATATATTAAATAA